TCTCAGCAACAGCGATCGATGTTTTTCAAATTGGAATTGCTGTGTATCTCGTCACTGTTGGACAGCAGCTATTGGCAAGTTTAATCGTGCTATTAGTGATTCCACAGATTACTTTCCAAGATATGTACTTCCTACGCGATCCACTTAAGAACGATGTCAAATATCAGGCAAGCGCTCAACCCTTTCTGGTGATTGGAATGCTAGTCGCAGGTATTGCTATGGGACATGCGGGAATTTAATAAATTCCAAGAAATAGCGTCGCTATTTCTTGGAATCAAAAACATTGGAATGCTAGTCTTAGGCATTGCTATGGGACATGCAGGAATTTAATCGATTACCAAAAATAGCGTTGCTATTTCTTAGAATCAAAAACAACGCTGTGTATTGTTTTTGACTATATGTAATAAAGGGAGCCTAGCGCTCCCTTAAAATTTGGGGATGAAATAGCTCCCAAAGGGTGATTTTTGTAAGCTTATTTATTGGTATAGATCAATAGGCTCATAGCACCGATACATCAACGAGACTTTGCCAATATTCATGATGAAACCTCAACTCCCACAGCCGATCGCTACAAGAGACAAATCTCTCAGTCATAAATCATGGAACAAAGCCTTAGGTGCTGTAATTAGTGTTTTGCTAGTTTCTTGCTCAGGTAATGCACCCCAATCAGGAGCTAGAGCAGTGCCTGTCCCAATTGCTGCGGTTGAAACAGGTACAGTTACCGATAGTTCGGACTATGTGGCAAATCTACAATCGCGCCAATCGGTGACATTGCAGCCGCGGGTTGATGGCTATGTGCAAGAGATCTATGTCAAAGCAGGCGATCGCGTGGAAGCAGGTGCGCCAATTTTGCGAATCGATCCTGCGAAGCAACAGGCTGCCTTGCAGCAGTCGGTAGCAGTTGTTGCAAGTTCTCAGGCTGATTTTGAAAGTGCCAGAGCCACACTTGCTCAATTGCAAGCCGCCAAAGAATCCACCTTATCCAGTCTCGATTTTAATCAAAAAGAATTTAAACGCTATTCTGATTTGGCATCACAGGGTGCGATCGCTAAGCAAAAACTTGATGAAGTCTCAAATAGTCTCAGAAATGCAAGGGCAGAGCTAGGAAAGATTGATGCTCAAATCACTGCCCAAGAAGCCAATATTAATAGCGCCGCTACAAGAATCGAAGCATCTCGCTCTGGGGCAATTCAACAGGAAGTTCAGCTAGATTTCTATACCGTGTCAGCGCCCTTTGCGGGAATTGTTGGCGATATTCCCATCAAGGTTGGCGATAATGTCAACAGCACAACTCAATTAACAACGGTGACACAAAACCAAGTATTGGAAGTTCAGATCTCTGTTCCTGTTGAGAATGCACCTCGTTTGAAAATGGGGCAACCCGTAGAACTGTTAGATACGCAGGACAAGCCTCTAGTCAAAGGGAATATTGCTTTTATTTCGCCAAATATCAATCCGCAAACACAATCGGTTTTGGTAAAAGCGAACTTTAACAATGCCAATAATCAGCTCAAGGCAAATCAATTTGTGAGAGCCAGATTGATTTGGTCTTCGCGTTCTGGCGTGCTAGTCCCAACATCGGCAATTTCCCGCCTTGGTGGTCAGGACTTTGTATTTGTTGCCGAAGCTTCTCCCGATGGCAAGTCGCTGATTGCGAACCAGAAGCCAGTCAAATTAGGAAAGATTACTGGCAATAATCAAGAGGTATTGGAAGGTTTAACTGCTAAAGACAAAATTGTAACTGGGAATATTCTTCAATTACGCAACGGTGCGGCGATTATGGATGTAGCAAATTTACCAAAACAATAGAAACAAGAAGTGATGTGGAGCATCACTTCTTGTTTCTAGGACGACTTTCTTGCCAAGCAGTCCCAATCCCTTGCAATACACCACGTCCGATTAGTCCAATCCCTCGACCAATCACATTAGTTAAGACATACACAAATCCACTACCGAGAAAGGCGATCGCTGATTTTAATCTCGGCGCGATCGCATCTTGAAGCTCTAGTACTAGAGTTACCGCCAGTTGAATTCCTTCTAATTGTTGTAATTCCTGACTACGTGGTGCATAGATACTGACTTGCTTAATTCCAGAATTTGCAAAAGCAAACAGCACTTGGCGACTTTCAAAGATTAATTGCGGATCGGTAATATATTTCTCCAAGCGATATTTCCAAGACAAATCATTGCGAAATCGTTCAATCTCGCGGGTGGGCAATAAATTGTAGCGATAGAATTTGTGCTTGACTTCTTCCACATCAGCAAAATGATTTAAAAGCGGTTGGATTACACCATTGGCAATTTGAATCAATAAATTGTCGAGAATCAATTCGGCTCGCTGCATGGCTTCGGGCGTACCGATCGCTAAATTAGCATTATTAACTATTAATTCTGTCTCAAAAAGTAAATGGGACAGAAAATTCTCGATTTGCGGAATTTTATTTAAAAAAGCAGCTTGCACAATTGCAACATCCTTCAGTAATACATCAACAACATTTACTTCTGAAGTATTCAAAGGATAGCTCAGGTTATAGTATTTACCAAAAAAGTTAATAACCGTTTCCTGCCAAATATTTTTTAAAATCGTGGGTATTTGATCATGTAGTTGATCTGGTTGAATTTCAGAGAAACGCAGTTCCGTCAAACTTTGCTCCACCTGCCGCAACGCAATATATAACAGTTCCCGCTTTTTCTCATCCTTCAAAATGTCAATTTCTAAAGGAGTCCTACTCAAATTTACTAAACTTGCCTGTAACTTTTCGACAGTCCGATCCCATAAACTCGCTTGAATAGCTAGAATATTTGACTCCTTCGTAATGCCACTTATTTCCACTTTAGGGGTTGCAACTTCCACGGATAAATCACTGGCTAAATTAGTAGGACTTACATCATTTGATTGCGAAAGAATATGTGGTCTTTTTGATGGCTTCCATAGTTGATGGATCAGCCAACGCGCCGCTTGTAACTCGCGCACTTGCCCCGCTAAAACTAACTGAGCAAAGCGATCGCTAATTTGTTGAGGGTTAGCTCCCTCTAAACCTGCCTTCACTTCACCTAAAGCACGATCAATTCGTCGTAGTCCCGACAAATAGAAATTATGTCGAATGATCGCTACTACACTAACGGGCTCATCGGGTAGATTTGTAAATGCTTGCTTAGATTGCTTAATCTGAGGATTATCGCGATCGCCTAAATAGATCTCTCCTGACGCAACCTGACGAATCGCTATAATTAATTCTTCTGGTTTAGTTCCTTTTAAGCAATATCCTTCAACCCCAGTCCGCAAAGCGATCGCTACTAATTCAGTCGGTTGAGGTGAGCTTAATAATAAAATTGGTAAATCTGGATACCTTGACTTTAGTTGCTGACAAAGTTCTAAGCCTGATAGATACTCGTTACTAACTTCAGAAGCACTCTCTTCTAAGTTGAGATCAAGTAATATCAAGTCAATATCTCTTGCATCATCGCTTAGACATTCCAAAGCTGCCTCAGCAGTATCTACCTCTGCCACAACTTCCAAATCAGCAAACTGCGCCAACCAAGACCGCATCCCCATCCGAAAAATGCGATCGCTATCAATTAAAAGTAACCTATATAACTCATCACTCATTGAGGAACTGACGTAATAGAATTAGCGCTAATAGCTTTCAAATATACAACTATGCAAAATA
The sequence above is drawn from the Pseudanabaena yagii GIHE-NHR1 genome and encodes:
- a CDS encoding efflux RND transporter periplasmic adaptor subunit — encoded protein: MMKPQLPQPIATRDKSLSHKSWNKALGAVISVLLVSCSGNAPQSGARAVPVPIAAVETGTVTDSSDYVANLQSRQSVTLQPRVDGYVQEIYVKAGDRVEAGAPILRIDPAKQQAALQQSVAVVASSQADFESARATLAQLQAAKESTLSSLDFNQKEFKRYSDLASQGAIAKQKLDEVSNSLRNARAELGKIDAQITAQEANINSAATRIEASRSGAIQQEVQLDFYTVSAPFAGIVGDIPIKVGDNVNSTTQLTTVTQNQVLEVQISVPVENAPRLKMGQPVELLDTQDKPLVKGNIAFISPNINPQTQSVLVKANFNNANNQLKANQFVRARLIWSSRSGVLVPTSAISRLGGQDFVFVAEASPDGKSLIANQKPVKLGKITGNNQEVLEGLTAKDKIVTGNILQLRNGAAIMDVANLPKQ
- a CDS encoding DUF3685 domain-containing protein, yielding MSDELYRLLLIDSDRIFRMGMRSWLAQFADLEVVAEVDTAEAALECLSDDARDIDLILLDLNLEESASEVSNEYLSGLELCQQLKSRYPDLPILLLSSPQPTELVAIALRTGVEGYCLKGTKPEELIIAIRQVASGEIYLGDRDNPQIKQSKQAFTNLPDEPVSVVAIIRHNFYLSGLRRIDRALGEVKAGLEGANPQQISDRFAQLVLAGQVRELQAARWLIHQLWKPSKRPHILSQSNDVSPTNLASDLSVEVATPKVEISGITKESNILAIQASLWDRTVEKLQASLVNLSRTPLEIDILKDEKKRELLYIALRQVEQSLTELRFSEIQPDQLHDQIPTILKNIWQETVINFFGKYYNLSYPLNTSEVNVVDVLLKDVAIVQAAFLNKIPQIENFLSHLLFETELIVNNANLAIGTPEAMQRAELILDNLLIQIANGVIQPLLNHFADVEEVKHKFYRYNLLPTREIERFRNDLSWKYRLEKYITDPQLIFESRQVLFAFANSGIKQVSIYAPRSQELQQLEGIQLAVTLVLELQDAIAPRLKSAIAFLGSGFVYVLTNVIGRGIGLIGRGVLQGIGTAWQESRPRNKK